From the genome of Tsukamurella pulmonis:
GGCGGTGGAGCGGGTCTGGCTCGCGGCGCGGTCGTGGTACGCCGCCGGGATGCAGCCGGCGATCCAGGTGTGCGTGCGGCACCGCGGCCGGGTCGTGCTCGACCGGGCCATCGGTCACGCCCGGGGCAACGGCCCCGCTCTGCCCTCGAACCGCGATGAGGCCGCCGAGCCGGTCCCGGTCACCGTCGGCACCCCGTTCTGCACCTACTCGACGGCCAAGGGCGTCGCAGTCACCGTGCTACACCGGCTGATCGAGCGGGGCGACCTCGCTCTCGAGGCCCGCGTCGCCGACTACATGCCCGAGTTCACCAGCGACGGCAAGGACCGCGTCACCGTGCGGCACGTGCTGACCCACAGCGCGGGGATCCCGATCAACACCGGGCCGAAGCCGGATCTCTCGCGTTCCGAGGACAGCGAGTACACGCGGGCGATGCTCGCCGGCATCAAGCCCGTGTACTCCCCCGGCCGGCTCCACTTCTACCACGCGCTGACGTGGGGGCCACTGGTCCGCGAGCTCGTGCTGGCCGCCACCGGTCGCACCATCCGCGAGATCGCGGCGACGGAGATCCTGGACCCGTTGGGCTTCCGCTGGACCAACTTCGGTGTCGCACCCCGGGATCTGCCCGCGGTCGGCCTGAGCTACGCGACCGGCACGCCCGCGCCGCCGGTCATCGAGGCCGCGTTCCGGAAAGTGGTGGGCGGCACCATGCAGCAGATCGTGCCGATGTCGAACTCGCCGCAGTTCCTCACCGGCATCGTGCCCTCCTCCAATCTGGTCTCGAACGCGCACGAGCTCTCGCGGTTCGCCGAGATCCTGCGCCGGGGCGGTGAGCTCGACGGTGTCCGCGTGCTGCGGCCCGAGACGCTCGCGGCGGCGACCACGCAGGCCCGTCGGCTGCGCCCGGACTTCGCGACCGGCGGCGCGCCCCTGCGATGGGGCACGGGCTACATGCTCGGCTCCGAGCGGTTCGGCCCCTTCGGCCGGAACGCACCTGCGGCCTTCGGCCACACGGGTCTGACGGAGATCGCGATGTGGGCCGACCCGGAGCGGGATCTGGCTGCCGCAGTGGTCTCGAGCGGCAAGCCCGGGAGCCACCCCGAGGCCAAGCGCTACCCCGCGCTCCTCGACGCCATCACGGCCGCCTTCCCGCGGTCGGCGCGCTGATCGACGAGGTGCTCTCCGGGCCGGGCGATAGGGGTTCCCTACCGCTCCGATAGGCCGTCTCACCTCGACTTTCGACTATTTCTAGAATAATTCCAGAAACGCTGGAATCTGGCGCTCCGCGGACGTAAGGTGGGTGACGCGCGGCCCGACAGCCCGGCCGCACCGCTTCACAGCCGAACACACATCCGTACCCGAGAGGAACGCCGTGTCCGAGGATCAGACCACCTCCCCCCAGGAACAGACGAGCGGAAGCGGGGGCTGCCCCGTCGCGCACGGTTCGCTGCGCCCGCCCGTGGCCGGCGGCGGCAACCGCGACTGGTGGCCCGACGAGGTCAACCTGAAGGTGCTCGCCAACAACCCCGCCGAGGGTGACCCGCTGGGCGCGGACTTCGACTACGCGGCCGAGGTCGCGACGCTCGACGTCGACGCCGTCCGCGCCGACCTGGTCGCGCTGATGCGGAACTCGCAGGACTGGTGGCCCGCCGACTTCGGCCATTACGGCCCGCTGTTCATCCGCATGTCCTGGCACTCCGCCGGCACCTACCGCACCACGGACGGCCGTGGCGGCGGCGGCGCGGGCCTGCAGCGTTTCGCCCCGCTCAACAGCTGGCCCGACAACGTCAGCCTCGACAAGGCCCGGCGGCTGCTGTGGCCGGTCAAGCAGAAGTACGGCCGCAAGCTCTCCTGGGCCGACCTGATCCTGTTCGCGGGCAACGTCGCCCTCGAGGACATGGGCTTCACCACC
Proteins encoded in this window:
- a CDS encoding serine hydrolase, with the protein product MSIDTVQQARRPEEGRIRIPRDLDAVTDVGTEDHDGVDARAVERVWLAARSWYAAGMQPAIQVCVRHRGRVVLDRAIGHARGNGPALPSNRDEAAEPVPVTVGTPFCTYSTAKGVAVTVLHRLIERGDLALEARVADYMPEFTSDGKDRVTVRHVLTHSAGIPINTGPKPDLSRSEDSEYTRAMLAGIKPVYSPGRLHFYHALTWGPLVRELVLAATGRTIREIAATEILDPLGFRWTNFGVAPRDLPAVGLSYATGTPAPPVIEAAFRKVVGGTMQQIVPMSNSPQFLTGIVPSSNLVSNAHELSRFAEILRRGGELDGVRVLRPETLAAATTQARRLRPDFATGGAPLRWGTGYMLGSERFGPFGRNAPAAFGHTGLTEIAMWADPERDLAAAVVSSGKPGSHPEAKRYPALLDAITAAFPRSAR